In Burkholderia lata, the DNA window AATGCGGACGATCTCGCATCACGCGTGAAAGGCATGGGCGGCCATACCGTCGAGCGGCTTCAGCGGGAAGGGCTGACGATCGGCGCGGCCGGTACGAGTGCCGCGCTGCCGGCCGAGGGCAAGAAGCCGGCGAAGCCCGCGACTCCACCCGCACGCACCGTACAGAAGTAGCGCGCCACGCGCGGCCGGCAACGAGCTCCTTCAGTCGCCGTCGTTGCGACGGCTTCCCGCGGCATGCCGCGGGTTTTTTGCGTGGGCACGGCGCAGGGCGGCCACGCGTTGCATGCCACGCGTATTCCATCGTCGCAATGGGGTTGCCGGCGCGAGCAGCGGTGCTGGTTTACAATCGTTTGATTGATCGGCCTCGTACTCACGGTATATCCATGGCTTACAAAACTATCGAAGACACGATCGGCAATACGCCGCTCGTCCAACTGGTCCGCTTGCCGGACGACGAAATCCGCGCGCGCAACAACGTGGTGCTCGCGAAGCTCGAAGGCAACAATCCGGCCGGTTCGGTGAAGGATCGTCCGGCACTGTCGATGATCAGCAAGGCCGAGGCGCGCGGGCGCATCAAGCCGGGCGATACGCTGATCGAGGCGACCAGCGGCAACACGGGTATCGCACTCGCGATGGCAGCGGCGATCCGCGGCTACAAGATGGTGCTGATCATGCCGGAGGACCTGTCGGTCGAGCGCCGCCAGAGCATGGCCGCCTACGGTGCCGAGATCATCCTGACGCCGGTGAAGGGCGGGATGGAACTGGCACGCGATCTCGCGGACCAGATGCAGCGCGAAGGCAAGGGCGTGATCCTCGACCAGTTCGCGAACCCCGACAATCCGATTGCGCACTACGAAGCGACGGGCCCGGAAATCTGGCGCGATACCGAAGGGCGCATCACGCACTTCGTATCGGCCATGGGCACGACGGGCACGATCATGGGCACGTCGCACTATCTGAAGGAACAGAATCCGGCGATCGAGATCGTCGGTGCGCAGCCGGAAGACGGTTCGCGCATTCCGGGCATCCGCAAGTGGCCGGAAGCGTACATGCCGACCATCTTCGATCGCAGCCGCGTCGACCGCGTCGAGAACGTGAGCCAGGCCGCGGCGGAAACGATGGCGCGCCGGCTCGCGTCGGTCGAAGGCATTTTCGCGGGCATTTCGTCGGGCGGCGCATGTGAAGTCGCGATGCGCATCGCGCGTCAGGTCGAGAATGCGACGATCGTGTTCATCGTCTGCGATCGCGGCGACCGCTACCTGTCCACGGGCGTGTTTCCTGCCTGAGCGCGGGCAGGCGCGCGTCGTGCGCGTGAGATAAAAAAAGCGCCGCATCTGCGGCGCTTTTTCTTTGGGCGGTCGGTGCTTACTGCGACTCGGTGTCGGCAGTGGCCGGCTGGAGTGCGCCGCTCGCTTCCATCTGTGCCTTCACGGCCTCGCCAAGCTGGTACACGGTGAGCGCGTAGAAGAAGCTGCGGTTGTAGCGAGTCAGCACATAGAAATTCTTGAGACCGAGCATGTATTCGGTCGCACGTCCCGGCGACGGCAGGTCGACCACCGTCACGGGCGTGCCGGCTTCAGTGGTGATGTTGACCGCCGGCTCGTTCAGCGTCATGCCCGCGCGCAGCAGTTGCGACAGCGCCCAGTGCGGTTCGGGCTGGCCGTCGGCGGCGGCCTGGGCGATCCCCAGGCTGCCCGTATCGGGCGTGATCTGCCAGACCACCGGGCGGTCGGTTTCCCAGCCGTGCTGCTTCAGGTAGTTCGCGACGCTCCCGATCGCATCGACAGGACTGCTGCGCAGGTCGACATGGCCCGTGCCGTCGAAGTCGACCGCATATTCGCGGATGCTGCTCGGCAGGAACTGCGGAATCCCGATCGCGCCCGTATACGAGCCGAGCACGGTGGTCGGGTCGAGCTGGTTGTCGCGCGTCCAGACCAGGAAGTCCTCGAGGTTCTTGCGGAACGTCGCCTGGCGGCTGTCGCGATTCGGCGTGTCCGGATAGTCGAACGAGAGCGTCGTCAGCGCGTCGAGCACGCGGAAATTGCCCATGTAGCGGCCGTAGATCGTCTCGACGCCGATGATGCCGACGATCACTTCGGGCGGTACGCCGAACTGTTCGGATGCGCGCTGCAGCGTGGCCTGGTTCGCCTTCCAGAATTTCACGCCCGCGTTGATACGGATCGGTTCGATGAAGCGCGAGCGATAGACGCGCCAGTTCTTGACCGTCGGCGACGCAGCCGGCTTCACGAGCTTGACGGCCGTCGCCGAATAGCTGATGCGCGAGAACAGCGCATGCAGGCTGGTGGAGTCGAAGCCGTTGCGGCTCACCATCTCGTCGATGAACGCGTCGACCTTCGCGTTGTTCGCGTAACGCTGCGGAACAATTTCCTCTTCGAAGGTCTGGCCTTGCGGCGTCGGCTGCTGCGGCTGGGCCTGTGCGACGAGCTTGCCCGCGGACTTCGCGGGTTGCGTCTGCGCGCCGGCAGGCGCGGTGCCGAGGGCCGCGACCACCGCGGCCGCAACGAGCGGCACGCGAACACGGAACAGCGCGGAGAGAAGGGCGGCAGGCTTGCTGGAATTCATGTCGAAGCGGGCGGACAAGGCGATTGGGTACGGCGCAGTATACCCGACGGATCCGGCGCACCGGGGCGTGGCAGGCCCCCGTTGTGGTAAGTTAGCGGCGAATTCGCGGCAGACGATGGACATCATTGATGGAGACCTGCGGCGCACCGTGCGCCGTGGATGACAGCTTATGGCAACCGCTTTCTATACGCACCCCGACTGCATGCTGCACGAGATGGGGGAATGGCATCCGGAATGCCCGGCTCGCCTGTCGGCGATCCAGGATCAACTGATCGCGAGCCGCATCGACGACCTGATCGTGCACGAAACCGCGCCGTTCGCGAGCGAGGTGGCGCTGGGTCGGGTGCATACGCAGGCGCACATCGACTACATCCGGAGCATGACGCCGGTCGACGGCTACGTCGAGATCGATCCCGATACGCTGATGAACCGCGATACGTGGCGCGCTGCGCTGCGTGCGGCCGGTGCCGCGATTGCTGCGACCGACGCGGTGATCGAAGGCCGCTATGCGAATGCATTCTGCGGCGTGCGCCCGCCCGGTCACCATGCGGAGCCTGCGCGCGCGATGGGTTTCTGCTTCTTCAACAACGTCGCGATCGCCGCGCGACATGCGCTCGACGTACACGGTCTCGAGCGAGTCGCGATCATCGATTTCGACGTGCATCACGGCAACGGCACCGAGGCCGCATTCGCGAATGACGAGCGCGTGCTGATGTGCAGCTTCTTCCAGCATCCGCTGTACCCGTTCTCGGGCGTCGATCACCAGGCGCCGAACATGGTCAACCTGCCGATGCCGGCGCGCAGCAACGGGATGGCGATCCGGGAAGCCGTCGACATGTTCTGGCTGCCGCGGCTCGATGCGTTCAAGCCGCAGATGCTGTTCGTGTCGGCGGGTTTCGATGCGCATCGCGAGGACGACATCGGCAACCTCGGCCTCGTCGAAGCCGACTTCGAATGGCTGACCGCGCAGATCGTCGACGTGGCGCGCCGGCATGCGCAGGGCCGCATCGTGAGCTGCCTCGAAGGCGGCTACAACCTGTCCGCACTCGGGCGCAGCGTCGTGGCCCACCTGCGCGTGCTGGCCGGCATCTGATTACCGATTGACCGGGGCCGGGCCGGGCACGCTCAGCGCGCCGGCGCGCGTGCGTGAATCCACGCGATCAGCGCGTCGATCACGCGGTCGCGTTCGAGATCGTTCATCGTTTCGTGAAAGCCGCCTTCGTACAGCGTCAGCGTGCGATCGGGCGAGCCGACGCGCGCGCCGAACGCCCGGCTGCCGTCGGGCTCGGTCAGCTTGTCTTCGGTGCCGTGATAGACGAGCACCGGAACGCGCAACCCACCACGGCCGCTTTCGATGCGTGCCATCGCGTCGAGAATCTCCGCACCGGTGCGTGCGGGCACCGCGCCGTGATGCACGAGCGGATCGGCGCGATTGGCCGCGACGATGGCCGGATCGCGCGACAGCAGCGCCGCATCGATCTTGATGGCAGGGAAGGTCGGCCATACGCGGCTGATGACGCGGCTCACCGCGAGCATCCAGCGCGGCACGTCGCGCCCCGGCGCGAGCGCCGGGCTCGACAGCACGAGGCCCGTCAATGCGTGGCCACGTGTCGGCGCGCGCTCGATTGCGTACAGCGCCGCGACCGCGCCACCCATGCTGTGCCCCATCAGGAACAGCGGCGAATTGCCGCGTGCGGCTTCCGCGACCAGCGCATCCGCATCGTTCAGGTAGCCGTCGAAACGCTCGACCCAGGCGCGCTTGCCGGGTGACTGGCCATGGCCGCGCAGGTCGATCGCGAGCACGTCGATGCCGGCCGCATTCAACCGGCCGGCGAGTGCGGCATAGCGGCCCGCGTGTTCGGCGAGGCCGTGCACGAGCGCGATCGTCGCGCGCGGTGGCGCGGTGCCGCCTCCGGCGGGCCACCGGTACGACGCCAGTTCGAGCCCGTCCACGGTACGGAGCCGGCCCATGGTCGGCGCGGGCGACGACGAAGGTGCCGGTCCGGCGGTGGCGGGTGCGGCGGCCGGCGTAGTGGTGGCGGTCATCTGGCGTGTCCCCTGTCGGTTGGCATGTGTGTTCCGGATCATAGTCGCGGCACCGTCGTGACGCGCCAGCGGCGCTCCTCTAATTTCGTGTGGTTATGAAAAGATCGAAATCGATTATTAAGGGGAATGAGGGGTTTGCGGTAAAATCGCCGGTTATTCCAGATGCATCGGCGGCCGACTGGCGGGCCAACTCGCCAGCCGGCCGCCGTTTTGTTTACATGATCGAATTACGCAATCTTTCGCAGCGATTTCCCGGGCCGGGTGGCTGGGTCGAGGCGCTGCGCAACATCAACCTGACGATCCCGCAGGGCGAGGTGTTCGGCATCATCGGCCGAAGCGGCGCCGGCAAGAGCACGCTCGTGCGCACCATCAACCTGCTCACGCGGCCGACCGAAGGCAATGTCGTCGTCGGCGGGCGCGACCTCACGATGCTGCCGGCTGGCGCGCTGCGCGAGGCGCGCCGCGAGATCGGCATGATCTTCCAGCACTTCAACCTGCTGTCGTCGCGCACGGTGTTCGACAACGTCGCGCTGCCGCTCGAGCTGGCCGGTGCAAGCCGTGCCGAGATCGACGCCGCCGTGCTGCCGCTGCTCGACCTCGTCGGGCTGTCTGCGCAAAAGGATCGCTATCCGTCGCAGATCAGCGGCGGGCAGAAGCAGCGCGTCGGTATTGCCCGCGCGCTCGCGAGCCAGCCCAAGGTGCTGCTGTCGGACGAGGCGACGTCCGCGCTCGACCCCGAGACCACGCGTTCGATCC includes these proteins:
- a CDS encoding ComEA family DNA-binding protein, coding for MIRKWLAAAAMLGTIASAWAAVDVNTANEDALVGIKGIGPARAKAILDERGARGPFRNADDLASRVKGMGGHTVERLQREGLTIGAAGTSAALPAEGKKPAKPATPPARTVQK
- the cysM gene encoding cysteine synthase CysM; this encodes MAYKTIEDTIGNTPLVQLVRLPDDEIRARNNVVLAKLEGNNPAGSVKDRPALSMISKAEARGRIKPGDTLIEATSGNTGIALAMAAAIRGYKMVLIMPEDLSVERRQSMAAYGAEIILTPVKGGMELARDLADQMQREGKGVILDQFANPDNPIAHYEATGPEIWRDTEGRITHFVSAMGTTGTIMGTSHYLKEQNPAIEIVGAQPEDGSRIPGIRKWPEAYMPTIFDRSRVDRVENVSQAAAETMARRLASVEGIFAGISSGGACEVAMRIARQVENATIVFIVCDRGDRYLSTGVFPA
- the mltB gene encoding lytic murein transglycosylase B, producing MMSIVCREFAANLPQRGPATPRCAGSVGYTAPYPIALSARFDMNSSKPAALLSALFRVRVPLVAAAVVAALGTAPAGAQTQPAKSAGKLVAQAQPQQPTPQGQTFEEEIVPQRYANNAKVDAFIDEMVSRNGFDSTSLHALFSRISYSATAVKLVKPAASPTVKNWRVYRSRFIEPIRINAGVKFWKANQATLQRASEQFGVPPEVIVGIIGVETIYGRYMGNFRVLDALTTLSFDYPDTPNRDSRQATFRKNLEDFLVWTRDNQLDPTTVLGSYTGAIGIPQFLPSSIREYAVDFDGTGHVDLRSSPVDAIGSVANYLKQHGWETDRPVVWQITPDTGSLGIAQAAADGQPEPHWALSQLLRAGMTLNEPAVNITTEAGTPVTVVDLPSPGRATEYMLGLKNFYVLTRYNRSFFYALTVYQLGEAVKAQMEASGALQPATADTESQ
- a CDS encoding histone deacetylase family protein; the encoded protein is MATAFYTHPDCMLHEMGEWHPECPARLSAIQDQLIASRIDDLIVHETAPFASEVALGRVHTQAHIDYIRSMTPVDGYVEIDPDTLMNRDTWRAALRAAGAAIAATDAVIEGRYANAFCGVRPPGHHAEPARAMGFCFFNNVAIAARHALDVHGLERVAIIDFDVHHGNGTEAAFANDERVLMCSFFQHPLYPFSGVDHQAPNMVNLPMPARSNGMAIREAVDMFWLPRLDAFKPQMLFVSAGFDAHREDDIGNLGLVEADFEWLTAQIVDVARRHAQGRIVSCLEGGYNLSALGRSVVAHLRVLAGI
- a CDS encoding alpha/beta hydrolase, translated to MTATTTPAAAPATAGPAPSSSPAPTMGRLRTVDGLELASYRWPAGGGTAPPRATIALVHGLAEHAGRYAALAGRLNAAGIDVLAIDLRGHGQSPGKRAWVERFDGYLNDADALVAEAARGNSPLFLMGHSMGGAVAALYAIERAPTRGHALTGLVLSSPALAPGRDVPRWMLAVSRVISRVWPTFPAIKIDAALLSRDPAIVAANRADPLVHHGAVPARTGAEILDAMARIESGRGGLRVPVLVYHGTEDKLTEPDGSRAFGARVGSPDRTLTLYEGGFHETMNDLERDRVIDALIAWIHARAPAR
- a CDS encoding methionine ABC transporter ATP-binding protein — its product is MIELRNLSQRFPGPGGWVEALRNINLTIPQGEVFGIIGRSGAGKSTLVRTINLLTRPTEGNVVVGGRDLTMLPAGALREARREIGMIFQHFNLLSSRTVFDNVALPLELAGASRAEIDAAVLPLLDLVGLSAQKDRYPSQISGGQKQRVGIARALASQPKVLLSDEATSALDPETTRSILDLLKRINRELGLTIVLITHQMEVIKQVCDRVAVLDAGRVVEEGRVIDVFLQPHHEVTRALIGDVIAQELPPALKARVAERLKTGRGHLLRLAFTGSGVDQPILSETIRRYELDFNILHGQIDEIQGQAFGSLAVLAGGEPGKVGQALAFLREQGVVVEELSYVE